Proteins encoded in a region of the Oscillospiraceae bacterium MB24-C1 genome:
- a CDS encoding M23 family metallopeptidase, with the protein MQLKYLLSAAALFFLLSYISVWLSMMVLDKHKTAETISKPPMSVSVSSEPPSASGITVSGDIPDPVSSEPPQNDLFAKAGFEISDTNVYPGEYLVLTAYGIDNSDKITIQNPFGKSPTFFKADDHLTALLPVKYTYEPGEYMLTAEGNGYNEVFAINLLSKEWQTQNLTVDESITSETIENTAANDEYFAKVQPKKALFEPSPLWEGSFIQPVEGEITTEFGMLRTVNGVPSDRHGGVDIAAERGTPVKAANSGKVLFAEKIALTGNTVCIEHGMGLKTWYYHMDSLDVKAGDMVKKGQTIGTVGSTGFSTGPHLHWAASVFDVYINPWTLITAAPQL; encoded by the coding sequence ATGCAACTAAAATATCTACTTTCCGCGGCTGCGCTGTTTTTTTTGCTGTCGTATATCAGTGTATGGCTCAGCATGATGGTGCTGGATAAACACAAAACTGCCGAAACTATTTCAAAGCCCCCTATGTCGGTGAGTGTATCCTCAGAACCGCCCAGCGCTTCTGGAATAACGGTCAGCGGCGACATTCCCGACCCCGTTTCATCCGAGCCCCCGCAAAATGACTTGTTCGCTAAGGCGGGCTTTGAAATATCGGACACCAACGTTTATCCAGGTGAGTATCTGGTACTGACCGCTTATGGTATTGACAACTCAGACAAAATCACCATCCAAAACCCGTTCGGAAAATCGCCAACATTTTTTAAGGCGGATGATCACCTCACAGCCCTGCTACCAGTAAAGTATACCTATGAGCCAGGGGAATACATGCTGACAGCCGAGGGGAATGGCTATAATGAGGTGTTTGCTATTAACCTACTCTCAAAGGAATGGCAGACCCAAAATTTGACGGTAGATGAATCTATCACTTCTGAGACGATAGAAAATACCGCCGCCAATGACGAATACTTTGCCAAGGTGCAACCCAAAAAGGCGCTATTTGAGCCTTCTCCGTTATGGGAGGGCAGCTTCATCCAACCGGTGGAGGGCGAAATCACCACTGAATTCGGAATGCTGCGTACCGTCAACGGCGTCCCGTCCGATCGTCACGGTGGTGTTGATATTGCTGCGGAGCGTGGAACACCGGTTAAAGCTGCCAACAGCGGAAAGGTGCTTTTTGCCGAAAAAATAGCGCTTACTGGCAACACCGTCTGCATCGAACACGGAATGGGTCTAAAAACCTGGTACTACCACATGGATTCGCTCGATGTCAAGGCCGGCGACATGGTCAAAAAGGGGCAGACTATCGGCACAGTAGGCTCCACTGGCTTTTCTACCGGGCCACACCTGCACTGGGCCGCCTCCGTTTTTGATGTTTATATCAACCCCTGGACATTGATTACCGCCGCGCCACAGCTTTAG
- a CDS encoding S-ribosylhomocysteine lyase, with the protein MEKIASFCINHDTLTPGIYTSRIDFGDIITYDIRYHYPNAGSYLSPEAAHTIEHIFATWVRSSNIGSQVVYFGPMGCLTGFYLILKGVKPVKAVAAISEGMRFVRDYQDEIPGALKVECGNYKLHNLPEAKKEATAFCNAITDWNEERLTYPK; encoded by the coding sequence ATGGAGAAAATAGCGAGCTTTTGTATAAACCATGATACGCTAACGCCCGGAATATATACCTCTCGCATTGATTTTGGTGATATTATTACCTATGACATTCGATATCACTACCCCAACGCAGGCAGCTATTTAAGTCCTGAAGCGGCACATACCATAGAGCATATTTTTGCCACGTGGGTGCGCTCCAGCAATATTGGAAGTCAGGTGGTTTACTTTGGGCCGATGGGTTGTCTGACTGGATTCTATTTGATTTTAAAAGGCGTAAAACCCGTCAAGGCGGTCGCTGCTATTTCCGAGGGAATGCGTTTTGTTCGTGACTATCAAGATGAAATACCTGGGGCGTTGAAGGTGGAATGCGGCAACTACAAACTGCACAATCTTCCGGAAGCTAAAAAAGAGGCCACAGCCTTTTGTAACGCTATTACCGATTGGAATGAAGAACGGCTAACATACCCAAAGTAA
- a CDS encoding cytidylate kinase-like family protein, which produces MKPYPVFAISRQYGSGGRDIGLTLSKKLGIPYYDNELITLAAQESGFAPELFKNADHNASSSLLFSLSMYGSSTGTFNMPLGDQVFLIQSDIIKKVANEGPCVIIGRCADYILRDFPNCVSVFLHAPLDQRLERAVESYGVDPLRAKDIVTKTDKKRSVYYSHFTGEKWGASENYHITIDTARMGISGTTDALALIADQLSKPN; this is translated from the coding sequence ATGAAGCCATATCCCGTCTTTGCTATAAGCCGGCAATACGGCAGCGGCGGTCGCGACATTGGCCTTACCCTCTCCAAAAAGCTCGGTATTCCTTATTATGACAACGAGCTGATCACACTGGCAGCCCAGGAGAGCGGTTTCGCACCCGAACTTTTTAAAAACGCCGATCATAATGCCTCGAGCAGCCTTTTGTTCTCACTTTCAATGTACGGCTCAAGCACCGGTACTTTTAATATGCCACTGGGTGATCAGGTTTTCCTCATTCAGTCAGATATCATCAAAAAAGTGGCCAATGAGGGACCCTGTGTTATCATCGGCCGATGTGCCGACTATATTCTGCGTGACTTTCCAAATTGCGTTTCGGTTTTTTTGCACGCCCCACTCGACCAGCGGCTTGAGCGTGCGGTAGAAAGCTACGGTGTCGACCCGCTCAGAGCCAAGGATATCGTCACCAAGACTGATAAAAAGCGCTCTGTTTACTATTCCCACTTCACCGGAGAAAAATGGGGCGCATCCGAAAACTATCACATTACGATAGATACAGCGCGCATGGGCATCTCCGGCACCACAGACGCTCTTGCGTTGATCGCCGATCAGCTGTCAAAGCCTAATTAA
- a CDS encoding ferritin-like domain-containing protein produces the protein MQNCNFQSCRQGAALPLDPDSQITPQTKSVQKPPLSPLLQATPPGGEVAVSPAQSENGSVPELPLCGPNGLCLPQPYPIAKANAENERYARIIRNSFSGRESALTAMMTYLYQSMRFGECADDLREMLAAIALCKMFHLRLLGELLVSLGSNPKYFYCMPPNANSGTWWAAQPANVTYSKILGDALKADIEAEKASIEEHKNTINYVDDEGIRALLKRIVMDEEYHLKIFTELHKRFCS, from the coding sequence ATGCAAAACTGTAATTTTCAATCCTGTCGGCAGGGGGCGGCACTGCCGCTGGACCCCGACAGCCAGATTACCCCACAGACCAAATCTGTACAAAAGCCGCCGCTCTCCCCACTTTTGCAGGCAACACCACCGGGTGGCGAAGTTGCTGTCTCCCCAGCCCAAAGCGAAAATGGCAGCGTACCTGAACTGCCACTATGCGGCCCGAACGGGCTTTGTCTGCCGCAGCCCTACCCTATAGCTAAAGCTAATGCAGAAAATGAGCGCTATGCACGCATCATCCGTAACAGCTTTTCCGGGCGCGAATCGGCGCTGACCGCTATGATGACCTATCTTTATCAGTCCATGCGCTTTGGCGAGTGCGCCGATGATCTGCGCGAAATGCTGGCTGCCATCGCCCTGTGCAAAATGTTTCACCTTCGGCTGTTGGGCGAGTTGCTGGTGTCGCTCGGCAGCAACCCAAAATATTTTTACTGCATGCCGCCCAACGCCAACTCCGGTACTTGGTGGGCTGCTCAGCCCGCGAACGTGACCTATTCCAAAATTCTTGGCGACGCACTCAAGGCGGATATTGAGGCTGAAAAAGCATCCATTGAGGAGCATAAAAACACCATTAATTATGTGGACGACGAGGGTATACGCGCACTTTTAAAGCGTATCGTAATGGATGAAGAATACCATTTAAAGATATTCACCGAGCTGCATAAACGCTTTTGCAGCTGA
- a CDS encoding EAL domain-containing protein, whose translation MPKKLEAKKKNAKNTILLRIMLPGMAVIIVQSIIYSLIVWQYNIIGRIEVNAYDIFSEKVLNRQQDIQSDILYRCMTIDRDRELLLQKIYDSLSQNGVDSSAISTSPALNRQIVADVSDYLVAMLHRNMANGVFLVLDGPATDATEQYSFSRAGLYIRQFDRHSNSTDNSDLLMQRGMPDLARSLGISLDRYWSADFTFSDETAAQSQFFFAPLNAAKAHADGQSADFGYWSERFSLSVNDIGIITYSVPLITSDGAVIGVFGVELSESQLVSKMRYNNLNGNQNANASYFIGVSSDAGHSYRKVFTSGPLFKYRFGNADTVSVSKAVHSNVYAFENDINEPVIGAIYPFDLYRVNTPFYNNQWAVIGMVDQNDLLLFSNRIRIQAYVAFFFSLILGTVGMLIIGKTVTNPIHSLVKSIKRSDPTGRIHLKKTNILELDELAISFEALSHAVASASEKTAIIFAMTRISVGVFEYDRSRSRVFCSSNLCSILDWFERPEKEYIYLERNDFEKRMLSLSPYIFERSEMISQLFDHKGKAHWIQVNIAEQDGKILGAVSDITDDILAKQKIEYERDYDLLTNLYNLRAFRAHLTRLLHLHNLKTAALIMWDLDNLKKINDSYGHEFGDSYIKAFAECLEDTSQHNTLVARRSGDEFYTLLYGYSSKDEVRKILDEMRTVIGKKQLQLPDGSTCTIDVSSGLAWYPKDTVSGDELLRFADFAMYNVKHDVKGSFREFDPILYHKTNSVLDGYETIMQLIDNNLFKFALQPILSVATGSVYGYEMLMRPQIAGDYSPYDVFHMAQVHAKLYHLERISMYGGMEAFVSLIEQQVIGKEEKVFINSISNQIMTSSDLLAFEQRFAPYLHRIAIKIMASGRDNQDCIQLKTEILKRWHGILAVEDYGSGYSNEASLHYIAPKLIKLDISLISGIDKDKNRQEILKSIVSTARKHHVATLAVGIETEEELKTVIAGGVEYVQGFFIAHPSFEIAPISQQVIAAIDSARQTENLNKLMT comes from the coding sequence GTGCCTAAAAAACTTGAAGCAAAAAAAAAGAACGCAAAAAACACCATCCTTTTACGCATTATGCTACCGGGGATGGCTGTGATTATTGTGCAGTCTATCATTTATTCACTGATAGTTTGGCAATATAACATCATCGGACGTATTGAAGTTAACGCCTACGATATTTTTAGTGAAAAAGTATTAAACCGACAACAGGATATTCAAAGCGATATTTTATACAGGTGCATGACCATTGACAGAGACAGAGAGTTACTCCTGCAAAAAATTTATGATTCACTTTCTCAAAACGGCGTCGACAGTTCGGCAATTTCAACCTCTCCCGCACTCAACCGCCAAATTGTTGCGGATGTATCAGATTATCTTGTCGCCATGCTGCATCGTAATATGGCAAACGGCGTTTTTCTGGTGCTGGATGGTCCAGCCACCGATGCAACGGAGCAATACTCTTTTTCCCGCGCCGGACTTTATATCCGCCAATTTGATAGACATAGCAATTCCACCGATAATAGCGATCTTTTAATGCAACGCGGCATGCCCGATCTCGCGAGGAGCCTTGGGATTTCGCTAGATCGCTACTGGTCGGCAGATTTCACCTTTTCGGACGAAACGGCTGCGCAATCTCAATTTTTCTTTGCGCCGCTAAATGCTGCTAAGGCACATGCCGACGGGCAAAGCGCAGATTTTGGTTATTGGAGCGAGCGCTTTTCTTTAAGCGTCAATGACATCGGAATTATTACCTATTCAGTACCGCTCATCACCTCTGATGGAGCGGTTATTGGCGTTTTCGGCGTGGAATTATCCGAAAGCCAGCTCGTCTCAAAAATGCGGTACAACAATCTTAACGGCAACCAAAACGCCAACGCTTCTTATTTTATTGGGGTTTCATCAGACGCAGGGCATTCCTACCGCAAGGTATTTACCAGCGGGCCGCTTTTTAAATATCGTTTTGGCAATGCGGATACCGTCTCTGTATCCAAAGCAGTCCACAGCAATGTCTATGCCTTTGAAAACGACATCAACGAGCCGGTAATCGGGGCTATTTATCCATTTGATCTCTATAGGGTAAATACTCCATTTTATAATAACCAGTGGGCTGTCATCGGCATGGTTGATCAAAATGACTTGCTGCTGTTTTCCAATAGAATCAGGATTCAGGCATATGTCGCATTCTTTTTCTCGTTGATTTTGGGCACGGTGGGGATGCTGATTATTGGCAAAACGGTCACTAACCCGATCCATTCGCTGGTGAAAAGTATAAAACGAAGCGACCCCACCGGACGTATTCACCTTAAAAAGACCAATATCCTTGAATTGGACGAGTTGGCTATCTCGTTTGAAGCTTTGAGCCATGCTGTCGCGAGTGCCTCCGAAAAAACTGCTATAATATTCGCCATGACCCGCATTTCGGTCGGGGTATTTGAATACGACCGCAGTCGCAGTCGTGTATTCTGTTCGAGCAACTTGTGCAGCATTCTGGACTGGTTTGAACGCCCTGAAAAGGAATATATTTATCTGGAACGCAATGATTTTGAAAAGCGCATGTTATCGCTGAGCCCTTATATTTTTGAAAGGAGCGAAATGATATCCCAGCTATTCGATCATAAAGGCAAGGCACACTGGATTCAAGTCAATATTGCCGAGCAGGACGGAAAAATTCTAGGCGCTGTATCCGACATTACCGACGATATTCTGGCCAAACAAAAGATAGAATATGAACGCGATTATGATTTGTTAACCAACCTTTATAATCTGCGTGCCTTCCGTGCCCACCTAACGCGCCTGCTTCATCTGCACAATCTAAAAACCGCCGCACTTATTATGTGGGATCTTGACAATCTAAAAAAAATTAACGATAGCTACGGCCATGAATTTGGCGACAGCTATATCAAAGCATTTGCCGAATGTCTTGAGGATACCTCCCAGCACAATACACTGGTCGCCAGGCGCTCTGGCGATGAATTTTATACGCTGCTATACGGCTATTCCTCGAAGGATGAAGTAAGAAAAATTCTAGATGAAATGCGTACCGTTATAGGGAAAAAGCAGTTGCAGCTCCCCGATGGCAGCACCTGTACAATCGATGTCTCAAGCGGTCTGGCCTGGTATCCGAAAGATACGGTTTCAGGCGATGAGCTTTTACGTTTTGCCGATTTCGCCATGTATAACGTTAAGCATGACGTCAAGGGTAGCTTCCGGGAGTTTGATCCCATTTTATATCATAAAACTAACAGCGTGCTGGATGGTTACGAAACCATCATGCAGCTCATTGACAATAATCTCTTCAAATTTGCTCTGCAACCGATTTTGTCAGTAGCTACCGGCAGCGTATATGGCTATGAAATGCTGATGCGTCCGCAGATTGCCGGCGACTACTCCCCCTACGACGTATTCCACATGGCACAGGTACACGCCAAGCTTTATCATTTGGAACGAATTTCGATGTATGGAGGCATGGAAGCTTTTGTCTCGCTCATTGAGCAACAGGTCATCGGAAAAGAGGAAAAGGTCTTTATCAATTCCATCAGCAATCAGATTATGACCTCCTCTGATTTGCTGGCATTTGAGCAGCGCTTTGCGCCTTACCTGCACCGCATCGCAATCAAAATTATGGCCAGTGGGCGGGATAATCAGGACTGCATTCAGTTGAAGACAGAGATACTCAAGCGCTGGCACGGGATACTGGCCGTTGAAGATTACGGTTCTGGTTACAGCAACGAAGCTTCTCTGCATTATATTGCTCCCAAACTGATTAAGCTGGATATTTCACTGATTTCCGGCATAGATAAAGATAAAAACCGTCAGGAGATTCTCAAAAGCATTGTTTCAACCGCGAGAAAGCACCATGTCGCCACCCTTGCTGTAGGCATTGAAACTGAGGAAGAGCTGAAAACGGTCATTGCTGGTGGCGTGGAATATGTACAGGGCTTTTTTATCGCACATCCCTCGTTTGAAATCGCCCCCATCTCGCAGCAGGTTATTGCAGCTATAGACTCCGCAAGACAAACTGAAAATCTCAACAAACTCATGACTTAA
- a CDS encoding MATE family efflux transporter: protein MGTLPIPKLLVSMSVPIMASMLIQALYNVVDSIFVAKISEDALTAVSLAFPVQVMMIAVAVGTAIGINALLSRRLGEKNYDEANLVTANGIFLSILSALAFALFGIFGLKAFFSAFVGPGAVMEMGMAYTSIVSIVSFGIFLAITGERLLQATGITIYSMYSQMAGAITNIILDPILIFGLLGAPKMGVSGAAVATVAGQIVSCILVTVFNITKNHEISLSMKNFRPDWRIIVEIYKVGLPSIFMQTIGAVMTFGMNKILIMFSATAVSVFGIYFKLQSFVFMPVFGLTSGMIPIVGFNYGARHRERIVHTIKLASLMALGITAVGFAIFQIFPTQILGTLFDASDTMLAIGVPALRIISLHFLLAAISIILSSAFQALGKGMYSLMMSVSRQLVVLLPTAYFLGKFISLNAVWLSFPIAEVVSVILALVLYRRLYEKEIKPM, encoded by the coding sequence ATGGGAACGCTCCCAATTCCTAAGCTGCTTGTTTCAATGTCGGTGCCGATCATGGCTTCGATGCTGATCCAAGCGCTTTATAATGTAGTCGACAGTATTTTTGTAGCGAAAATTAGCGAGGATGCACTCACGGCGGTTTCTCTGGCTTTTCCTGTGCAGGTGATGATGATTGCGGTCGCAGTAGGAACGGCCATCGGAATTAATGCGCTCTTATCGCGTAGACTCGGTGAAAAAAACTATGATGAGGCCAACTTAGTTACAGCCAACGGCATCTTTTTGTCCATACTAAGCGCATTGGCATTTGCTCTTTTTGGTATATTTGGGCTGAAGGCATTTTTTTCGGCGTTTGTTGGGCCGGGTGCTGTTATGGAGATGGGTATGGCTTACACCTCCATTGTATCAATCGTTTCTTTTGGCATATTTTTAGCCATTACAGGCGAACGGTTGCTGCAAGCTACTGGCATCACGATTTACAGCATGTATTCGCAGATGGCGGGGGCTATTACCAATATCATTTTAGATCCCATCCTGATATTTGGGCTACTTGGTGCGCCTAAAATGGGGGTGTCGGGCGCAGCGGTGGCGACCGTAGCAGGCCAGATTGTTTCATGTATTTTGGTGACGGTGTTCAATATAACGAAAAATCACGAAATCAGTCTTTCGATGAAAAACTTTCGTCCTGACTGGCGCATCATTGTCGAAATTTACAAAGTGGGTCTGCCGTCCATTTTTATGCAGACCATTGGTGCGGTTATGACCTTTGGTATGAATAAAATACTTATCATGTTTTCGGCGACGGCGGTTTCGGTGTTCGGCATCTATTTTAAGTTGCAGAGCTTTGTGTTTATGCCAGTGTTTGGCCTGACCAGCGGCATGATACCGATTGTAGGCTTTAATTACGGCGCGCGCCACCGCGAACGCATTGTGCACACCATTAAGCTGGCCAGCCTGATGGCATTGGGTATCACCGCAGTGGGGTTTGCAATTTTTCAGATATTCCCGACACAGATACTAGGTACGCTCTTTGACGCGTCAGACACGATGTTGGCTATCGGAGTGCCTGCGCTACGAATTATTAGCCTGCACTTTCTTTTAGCAGCAATTTCAATCATTCTTTCAAGCGCATTTCAAGCACTTGGGAAGGGTATGTACAGCCTTATGATGTCGGTTTCACGCCAGCTGGTCGTATTGTTGCCCACGGCTTATTTTTTGGGAAAGTTTATTTCGCTTAACGCAGTTTGGTTGTCCTTCCCTATAGCGGAGGTTGTCTCAGTGATACTGGCGCTTGTGTTGTACAGGAGATTATACGAAAAAGAGATCAAGCCAATGTAA